One stretch of Corallococcus exiguus DNA includes these proteins:
- a CDS encoding PP2C family protein-serine/threonine phosphatase, with protein sequence MSRTNPRLDPVPESPDASDAAPGTPPPPPEYTGTHSRELTGLRGENTATRLTGSVGLPATEPTSTVIAPMEAGELPNVAAIRGLRLDQLLLLTTGALVIVIVGLLAALSAKTTEAQLTATSDRFTQRLQSQARELGQTVSHTLALTSATSLRDNNYAFLTEVARSIIADNRNILRVQMFDADGQLVADSDPSAKLGESSGGRTAERRWASAFFQGQPVFEFQEPLDYGSQAGKGVVVISYSLEDLQKQLHELEETNRAAVRANTLRIVGLGVGFVVLAGVLAAFQSRRITKPLGVLTHRVMQLAAGDLGARAGTAPGAGREVTTLGVVFNHMAERIKVLLEDVRAKAQLEREVSLARTVQETLLPGREAVTVGPLRLAGLVVPADACGGDWWFRAALDDRRVVIGIGDVTGHGLSTSLVATSATSGFASAMTLREPSQVHAQMLITALNVTLANVGRGEHQMSSALAVIDVYSGQIDYAAGAHPAAAIYNRNTRQMASLPARGPLLGANVASQFTSRQAVLSPGDIIVWYTDGLTEARDGANRLYGTQRLAAALQTHAHLPADALRDALLADVRAYSAGQPQRDDITVIVAEFSPAPSP encoded by the coding sequence TTGTCCCGTACGAACCCGCGCCTCGATCCCGTGCCCGAATCACCTGATGCATCCGATGCGGCGCCCGGCACCCCGCCTCCTCCACCGGAGTACACCGGCACCCATTCCCGGGAGCTCACCGGGCTGCGTGGGGAGAACACGGCCACCCGGCTGACGGGCTCGGTGGGGCTGCCGGCGACGGAGCCCACGAGCACGGTCATCGCGCCCATGGAGGCCGGCGAGCTGCCCAACGTGGCGGCCATCCGCGGGCTCCGGTTGGATCAGCTGCTGCTGCTCACCACGGGCGCGCTGGTCATCGTGATCGTGGGCCTGTTGGCCGCGCTGTCCGCGAAGACGACGGAGGCGCAGCTCACCGCGACGTCGGACCGCTTCACGCAGCGGCTCCAGTCCCAGGCGCGCGAACTGGGCCAGACGGTGAGCCACACGCTGGCGCTCACCTCCGCCACCAGCCTGCGCGACAACAACTACGCGTTCCTCACGGAAGTGGCGCGCTCCATCATCGCGGACAACCGAAACATCCTGCGCGTGCAGATGTTCGACGCGGACGGGCAGCTCGTCGCGGACAGCGACCCGTCCGCCAAGCTGGGCGAGTCCTCCGGAGGCCGCACCGCGGAGCGCCGCTGGGCCAGCGCCTTCTTCCAGGGCCAGCCCGTCTTCGAGTTCCAGGAGCCGCTCGACTACGGCTCGCAGGCCGGCAAGGGCGTGGTCGTCATCAGCTACTCGCTGGAGGACCTGCAGAAGCAGCTGCATGAGTTGGAGGAGACCAACCGCGCCGCGGTGCGCGCCAACACGCTGCGCATTGTCGGGCTGGGCGTGGGCTTCGTCGTCCTGGCCGGCGTGCTGGCCGCCTTCCAGAGCCGCCGCATCACCAAGCCGCTGGGCGTGCTCACCCACCGCGTGATGCAGCTGGCCGCCGGTGACCTGGGCGCTCGCGCGGGCACGGCGCCGGGCGCGGGCCGCGAGGTGACGACGCTGGGCGTGGTGTTCAACCACATGGCGGAGCGCATCAAGGTCCTGCTGGAGGACGTGCGCGCCAAGGCGCAGCTGGAGCGCGAGGTGTCGCTCGCGCGCACGGTGCAGGAGACGCTCCTGCCGGGCCGCGAGGCCGTGACGGTGGGGCCGCTGCGGCTGGCCGGGCTGGTGGTGCCCGCGGACGCGTGCGGCGGCGACTGGTGGTTCCGCGCCGCGCTGGACGACCGGCGCGTGGTGATTGGAATCGGAGACGTGACGGGCCACGGTCTGTCCACGTCGCTGGTCGCCACCAGCGCCACCAGCGGCTTCGCCTCCGCCATGACGCTGCGCGAGCCGTCGCAGGTGCACGCGCAGATGCTGATCACCGCGCTCAACGTGACGCTGGCCAACGTGGGCCGCGGCGAGCACCAGATGTCCAGCGCGCTCGCGGTCATCGACGTGTACAGCGGGCAGATTGATTACGCGGCGGGCGCCCACCCGGCGGCGGCCATCTACAACCGGAACACGCGGCAGATGGCCTCGCTGCCCGCGCGTGGCCCGCTGCTGGGCGCGAACGTCGCCTCGCAGTTCACGTCGCGCCAGGCGGTGCTGAGCCCCGGCGACATCATCGTCTGGTACACGGACGGCCTCACCGAGGCGCGCGACGGTGCCAACCGGCTCTACGGCACGCAGCGGCTGGCCGCCGCGCTCCAGACCCACGCCCACCTCCCCGCCGACGCCCTTCGCGACGCGCTCCTCGCGGACGTGCGCGCGTACAGCGCCGGCCAGCCCCAGCGCGACGACATCACCGTCATCGTCGCCGAATTCAGCCCCGCCCCCTCGCCTTGA
- a CDS encoding tetratricopeptide repeat protein, whose protein sequence is MRPFLRSPRRVSTALALLATLAGPPAALAQFRPPPATEAQRMTEQGEQALVSANAAASKGDKKEAEEKFKKALQLFEQALTQEPQSVFAAAGLGSAANALQDFQRTVTRLAPVFAQNPQELSLAYPLGTAYFKLRRFQEAVPVLEQVAAADQPDHLIVHYYLASYYLYVQDGNRAVTRLQRYLTLRPEKLAGNDFQIHELLGKAHLIRRDAVAARASFEKAQAGRAESATAQIGLAAVLEMEGHVPESRALLERLVTKFPQVAEPKERLARLYLAAGDVPRADLQATALMKLGSTPAAHLLMGDVRLAQKQPAQAEAEFRKVLELQPGLLLGQIAVGKALQAQARHEEAIQFLESAVKSGGGSLELWATLGSVNRRAGRYQRAVEVHRRVVEMAPRQALGHVLLGADHFATGQWDQAIEDYGSALQVEPNHPGAKQWLARALAHRARDRAGTQRLEDAVRDLRRAYDLDRSVPMARRLGAALLDSHQFAEARKVMEGAVTLPGATWREHLLLGYTRLGGGDAQAALAAFTQSGEATQEPDQRAEASAGAALAEVELGQVDAAVQRLTDAGPSKTAAKVAEANLPRVLVRRALAKLETGDAAAANRDLDAVDRLGTGKRADVAKLAAFARALTRAEEGKFAEATAGLKRSLTPAPEWAWPNTRALADAWVLYRQGKVAPSRKLLTAAQKKPMPGQPKWMGNLTGALLRREAALAYASGNMKASEKALKAALAATPDDALVQHNLACVGWRQGDSASALATWKRLETAVPVASLNLGIDAQERRHEPAEAVDAWRRYLAAGAGPRAAQVREWKDRLQGLYGLGDAQGVTPATGVAEETP, encoded by the coding sequence ATGCGCCCATTCCTTCGTTCCCCGCGCCGCGTCTCCACCGCGCTCGCCCTGCTGGCCACCCTGGCCGGTCCGCCGGCGGCGCTCGCCCAGTTCCGCCCGCCGCCCGCCACCGAGGCGCAGCGCATGACGGAGCAGGGCGAGCAGGCCCTCGTGTCCGCCAACGCCGCCGCCTCCAAGGGTGACAAGAAGGAGGCGGAGGAGAAGTTCAAGAAGGCGCTCCAGCTCTTCGAGCAGGCGCTCACGCAGGAGCCCCAGTCCGTGTTCGCCGCCGCGGGCCTGGGCAGCGCCGCCAACGCGCTCCAGGACTTCCAGCGCACGGTGACGCGCCTTGCGCCGGTGTTCGCGCAGAACCCGCAGGAGCTGTCGCTCGCGTACCCGCTGGGCACCGCGTACTTCAAGCTGCGCCGCTTCCAGGAGGCGGTGCCGGTGCTGGAGCAGGTGGCCGCCGCGGATCAGCCGGACCACCTCATCGTCCACTACTACCTGGCCAGCTACTACCTGTACGTCCAGGACGGGAACCGCGCCGTGACGCGGCTGCAGCGCTACCTGACGCTGCGCCCGGAGAAGCTCGCGGGCAACGACTTCCAGATCCACGAACTGCTGGGCAAGGCGCATCTCATCCGCCGGGACGCCGTCGCCGCGCGCGCCTCGTTCGAGAAGGCGCAGGCCGGCCGGGCCGAGTCCGCGACGGCGCAGATCGGCCTCGCGGCCGTGCTGGAGATGGAAGGCCACGTGCCGGAGTCCCGCGCGCTCCTGGAGCGGCTGGTGACGAAGTTCCCGCAGGTGGCGGAGCCGAAGGAGCGCCTCGCGCGCCTGTACCTGGCCGCGGGCGACGTGCCGCGCGCGGACCTGCAGGCCACCGCCCTGATGAAGCTGGGCTCCACGCCCGCCGCGCACCTCTTGATGGGTGACGTGCGGCTCGCGCAGAAGCAGCCCGCGCAGGCGGAAGCGGAGTTCCGCAAGGTGCTGGAGCTGCAGCCGGGCCTGCTCCTGGGACAGATTGCCGTGGGCAAGGCGCTCCAGGCGCAGGCGCGCCACGAGGAGGCCATCCAGTTCCTGGAGTCCGCCGTGAAGTCGGGTGGCGGCAGCCTGGAGCTGTGGGCGACGCTGGGCTCCGTCAACCGCCGCGCCGGCCGCTACCAGCGCGCGGTGGAGGTGCACCGGCGCGTGGTGGAGATGGCCCCGCGCCAGGCGCTGGGCCACGTGCTGCTGGGCGCGGATCACTTCGCCACCGGCCAGTGGGATCAGGCCATCGAGGACTACGGCAGCGCGCTCCAGGTGGAACCCAACCACCCCGGCGCGAAGCAGTGGCTGGCCCGGGCCCTGGCCCACCGCGCGAGAGATCGCGCCGGCACCCAGCGCCTGGAAGACGCCGTGCGCGACCTGCGCCGCGCGTATGACCTGGACCGCTCCGTGCCCATGGCCCGCCGGCTGGGCGCGGCGCTCCTGGACAGCCACCAGTTCGCGGAGGCCCGCAAGGTGATGGAGGGCGCGGTGACGCTGCCGGGCGCGACCTGGCGCGAGCACCTGTTGCTCGGCTACACCCGGCTGGGCGGTGGCGATGCGCAGGCCGCGCTCGCCGCGTTCACCCAGTCAGGTGAGGCCACGCAGGAGCCGGATCAGCGCGCGGAAGCGTCCGCGGGCGCCGCGCTCGCGGAAGTGGAGCTGGGCCAGGTGGACGCCGCCGTGCAGCGGCTGACGGACGCGGGGCCCTCCAAGACGGCCGCGAAGGTGGCGGAGGCGAACCTGCCTCGCGTGCTGGTGCGCCGGGCCCTGGCGAAGCTGGAGACGGGCGACGCCGCCGCGGCGAACCGGGACCTGGACGCGGTGGACCGCCTGGGCACCGGCAAGCGCGCGGACGTGGCGAAGCTGGCCGCCTTCGCCCGGGCGCTCACGCGCGCGGAAGAAGGGAAGTTCGCGGAGGCCACCGCGGGCCTCAAGCGCTCCCTCACGCCTGCACCGGAATGGGCGTGGCCCAACACGCGCGCGCTCGCGGACGCGTGGGTGCTCTACCGCCAGGGCAAGGTCGCGCCCTCGCGCAAGCTGCTCACCGCCGCGCAGAAGAAGCCCATGCCCGGGCAGCCGAAGTGGATGGGCAACCTCACCGGCGCGCTGCTGCGGCGTGAGGCGGCGCTCGCGTACGCCTCTGGCAACATGAAGGCGTCGGAGAAGGCGCTGAAGGCCGCGCTCGCCGCGACGCCCGACGACGCGCTGGTGCAGCACAACCTGGCGTGCGTGGGCTGGCGCCAGGGCGACAGCGCTTCGGCGCTCGCGACGTGGAAGCGCCTGGAGACCGCCGTACCTGTCGCCTCGCTCAACCTGGGCATCGACGCGCAGGAGCGACGGCATGAACCCGCCGAGGCCGTGGACGCCTGGCGCCGCTACCTGGCTGCTGGCGCGGGCCCCCGCGCTGCCCAGGTGCGGGAATGGAAGGACCGCCTGCAGGGCCTCTATGGACTGGGTGACGCGCAGGGCGTCACGCCGGCCACCGGGGTCGCGGAGGAGACGCCGTGA
- a CDS encoding PhnD/SsuA/transferrin family substrate-binding protein codes for MKTPSLVARGSLLLAAVLFAVSVASPASAAPKKATLGVFLATTLSDGQERFQYAEALAQKLEASLGRPVGAKSFGRYEDFSKAVGEGQIDFAVVDGWAAVQLGSKADPVAYAPRAGETQQRWAIISLQKGTVKDLAGKRMALVKGAGSADPKFVSHVVLGGDLDAQKHFKLVPVPNVESAVKMLEAKGAEAALVPVAHVPKDMRVLFKSSRVPGAVLVDLKGGGDALSQSLSSVGAVAPFDAFARIQGREFEDFRKLVTQGPPRRQPVLADSPDLRVETPVLVQSESLGPALPPFVDDLAVSAEQPDD; via the coding sequence GTGAAGACGCCATCCCTTGTCGCGCGGGGGAGCCTCCTGCTCGCCGCCGTGCTGTTCGCCGTTTCCGTTGCCAGCCCCGCGTCCGCCGCGCCGAAAAAGGCCACGCTGGGCGTGTTCCTCGCCACGACGTTGTCGGACGGTCAGGAGCGCTTCCAGTACGCGGAGGCGCTCGCCCAGAAGCTGGAGGCCAGCCTGGGCCGCCCCGTTGGCGCCAAGAGCTTTGGCCGCTACGAGGACTTCTCCAAGGCGGTGGGGGAGGGGCAGATCGACTTCGCCGTGGTGGACGGCTGGGCCGCGGTGCAGCTGGGCTCCAAGGCGGATCCGGTGGCGTACGCGCCGCGCGCCGGTGAGACGCAGCAGCGCTGGGCCATCATCTCCCTCCAGAAGGGCACCGTGAAGGACCTCGCCGGCAAGCGCATGGCGCTGGTCAAGGGCGCGGGCTCCGCGGATCCGAAGTTCGTCTCCCACGTCGTGCTGGGCGGCGACCTGGATGCCCAGAAGCACTTCAAGCTGGTGCCGGTGCCCAACGTGGAGTCGGCGGTGAAGATGCTGGAGGCCAAGGGCGCGGAGGCCGCGCTCGTGCCGGTGGCGCACGTGCCCAAGGACATGCGGGTGCTCTTCAAGAGCAGCCGGGTGCCGGGCGCCGTGCTGGTGGACCTGAAGGGCGGGGGAGACGCGTTGTCCCAGTCCCTGTCCTCCGTGGGTGCGGTCGCCCCGTTCGACGCCTTCGCCCGCATCCAGGGCCGCGAGTTCGAGGACTTCCGCAAGCTCGTCACCCAGGGCCCCCCGCGCCGTCAGCCCGTCCTCGCGGACTCTCCCGACCTGCGGGTGGAGACGCCCGTGCTCGTCCAATCCGAGTCGCTGGGTCCCGCCCTCCCGCCGTTCGTGGACGACCTGGCCGTCTCCGCCGAACAGCCGGATGACTGA
- a CDS encoding TonB-dependent receptor, translated as MDSTEYGGSRTNAVKGFAGRMGARACLTLVVCALSLFAVETAQAQEAQEPAPKTRTKAPRKRAATTPGAKAATPGAKAATPGAKPPRTAKTRRGAKAQPPPTDVEPIPGDEPAAQPPALATEPPPAPLAPVAGPGPSVSDPLPVASPSPYDGPLTSDIPSNPPPAPTLGAGAVLPSSQPRTADNVPDRAPFTEPTSDRALPPPSSLSGLDGPDLGGGDDLEQNINRALSEAVVTTASKRSQRISDVPLTVSWIPAEELEGTGQFSLCEAIQYFPGMECRRGSMRKAAVSARGLGSNYLSNRLLLLKDGRPLTDPWTGQFYADETTPLTNLKQVEVIRGPGSSLYGSNAFSGVINIIERQPADLIAKGQNVGADARILAGQDKTWRLQTNVAGRGGPVEALLGYYGFGSDGPQLFNNPQLNQTDTNEDSLVHQVNGKVRVGPLALDADFTDGNIGRPGGQNISTVGNCGRCHYTAQDNEHVQNLNTALQLDQQVTDNVRVFAQAYAFFKRRNVTLENEITGALEDTLGKRSRLGGEARALFSLDKLSVTVGGDVKADQVNNQNILPGLTLDDTKQTILGGFVDAEYRITDRLVVGAGARYDNYQIPSKVWEAKTDQVSPRASVVFHAIPELLTLRTNYGRAFRAPTLAELAINQQMYAATLLGNPSLRAETLDTVEAAVDFWPLDRRVRLTGTGFYNRARNFINQELLFGSTSQFKNLGDARVAGFEAEAAAQVPSLNSSFDVAYQFLDAQALPVGGGSSYPLDYAPSHRVYLRGRTNIGKFAFVELYGLFVGARYDPGFVVDENAGTTTRVKLPSYITATARVGFNVHERVAVSLLGTNLFNAKYEESHGFPAPPLGVFTEVRLHY; from the coding sequence ATGGACTCGACTGAGTACGGTGGATCGCGCACCAACGCGGTGAAGGGGTTTGCCGGTCGGATGGGCGCGCGCGCGTGCCTGACCCTGGTGGTTTGCGCCCTGTCCCTCTTCGCGGTGGAGACGGCCCAGGCCCAGGAGGCCCAGGAGCCCGCCCCCAAGACGCGGACCAAGGCCCCCCGCAAGCGCGCGGCGACCACGCCGGGCGCCAAGGCCGCCACGCCGGGTGCCAAGGCCGCCACGCCCGGCGCGAAGCCTCCGCGCACGGCGAAGACGCGCCGGGGCGCGAAGGCGCAGCCCCCGCCGACGGACGTGGAGCCCATTCCCGGGGACGAGCCCGCCGCGCAGCCGCCGGCGCTCGCCACCGAGCCGCCGCCCGCGCCGCTCGCCCCCGTGGCCGGCCCTGGCCCGTCCGTTTCGGATCCGCTGCCCGTGGCCTCGCCGTCGCCGTATGACGGGCCGCTGACTTCGGACATCCCGTCCAACCCGCCGCCCGCGCCCACGCTGGGTGCCGGCGCGGTGCTCCCGTCGTCACAGCCGCGCACGGCGGACAACGTCCCGGACCGCGCGCCCTTCACGGAGCCCACCTCCGACCGCGCGCTGCCGCCGCCCTCCAGCCTCTCCGGCCTGGACGGCCCGGACCTGGGCGGTGGCGACGACCTGGAGCAGAACATCAACAGGGCGCTGAGCGAGGCCGTCGTCACCACGGCGTCCAAGCGCAGCCAGCGCATCTCCGACGTGCCCCTCACGGTGTCCTGGATTCCGGCGGAGGAGCTGGAGGGCACCGGCCAGTTCTCGCTCTGCGAGGCCATCCAGTACTTCCCCGGCATGGAGTGCCGCCGGGGCTCCATGCGCAAGGCGGCGGTGAGCGCGCGCGGCCTGGGCTCCAACTACCTGTCCAACCGCCTCCTGCTCCTCAAGGACGGCCGTCCGCTGACGGACCCCTGGACGGGCCAGTTCTACGCGGATGAGACGACGCCGCTCACCAACCTGAAGCAGGTGGAAGTCATCCGCGGCCCGGGCTCGTCGCTCTACGGCTCCAACGCCTTCAGCGGCGTCATCAACATCATCGAGCGCCAGCCCGCGGACCTCATCGCCAAGGGCCAGAACGTGGGCGCCGACGCGCGCATCCTCGCGGGCCAGGACAAGACCTGGCGCCTGCAGACCAACGTCGCCGGCCGCGGCGGCCCGGTGGAGGCGCTGCTCGGCTACTACGGCTTCGGCTCGGACGGCCCGCAGCTCTTCAACAACCCGCAGCTGAACCAGACGGACACCAACGAGGACTCGCTGGTCCACCAGGTGAACGGCAAGGTCCGCGTGGGTCCTCTCGCGCTGGACGCGGACTTCACGGACGGCAACATCGGCCGGCCCGGTGGTCAGAACATCTCCACCGTGGGCAACTGCGGCCGCTGCCACTACACCGCGCAGGACAACGAGCACGTCCAGAACCTGAACACCGCCCTGCAGCTGGATCAGCAGGTGACGGACAACGTGCGCGTGTTCGCCCAGGCCTACGCCTTCTTCAAGCGCCGCAACGTGACGCTGGAGAATGAAATCACCGGCGCCCTGGAGGACACGCTGGGCAAGCGCAGCCGCCTGGGCGGTGAGGCGCGCGCGCTGTTCTCCCTGGACAAGCTCTCCGTCACCGTCGGCGGCGACGTGAAGGCCGACCAGGTGAACAACCAGAACATCCTGCCCGGCCTGACCCTGGACGACACGAAGCAGACCATCCTGGGCGGCTTCGTGGACGCGGAGTACCGCATCACGGACCGGCTGGTGGTGGGTGCGGGCGCTCGCTACGACAACTACCAGATCCCCTCCAAGGTCTGGGAGGCGAAGACGGATCAGGTGTCCCCGCGCGCCAGCGTCGTGTTCCACGCCATCCCGGAGCTGCTCACGCTGCGCACCAACTACGGCCGCGCCTTCCGCGCGCCCACGCTGGCGGAGCTGGCCATCAACCAGCAGATGTACGCCGCGACGCTCCTGGGCAACCCGTCCCTGCGCGCGGAGACGCTGGACACGGTGGAGGCGGCGGTGGACTTCTGGCCGCTGGACCGCAGGGTGCGCCTGACGGGCACGGGCTTCTACAACCGCGCCCGCAACTTCATCAATCAGGAGCTCCTCTTCGGCTCCACGTCCCAGTTCAAGAACCTGGGCGACGCGCGCGTGGCGGGCTTCGAGGCGGAAGCGGCGGCGCAGGTGCCGTCCCTCAACTCGTCCTTCGACGTGGCCTACCAGTTCCTGGACGCCCAGGCGCTGCCGGTGGGCGGCGGATCCAGCTACCCGCTGGACTACGCGCCCAGCCACCGCGTCTACCTGCGCGGCCGCACCAACATCGGCAAGTTCGCCTTCGTGGAGCTCTACGGCCTGTTCGTGGGCGCCCGGTATGATCCGGGCTTCGTGGTGGACGAGAACGCCGGCACCACCACCCGCGTGAAGCTGCCCAGCTACATCACCGCGACCGCGCGCGTGGGCTTCAACGTCCACGAGCGCGTGGCGGTGTCACTGTTGGGCACGAACCTCTTCAACGCGAAGTACGAGGAGTCCCACGGCTTCCCCGCACCGCCGCTGGGCGTCTTCACAGAAGTTCGACTCCATTATTAG